The Agrobacterium vitis genome has a segment encoding these proteins:
- a CDS encoding AzlD domain-containing protein: MMAEFWPYLVIIVAGWLATDLWRWLGVLAGNRLQEGSEPLYWVRAVATALVMAVTAKLIVFPTGTLEHSPLWLRLAATGLGFAAFLLAGQRIIVGVLVSLGVLAAGLFVL; this comes from the coding sequence ATGATGGCGGAGTTCTGGCCCTATCTGGTTATCATCGTCGCGGGCTGGCTTGCGACCGATCTCTGGCGCTGGCTGGGCGTGCTGGCCGGAAACCGCCTTCAGGAAGGTTCCGAGCCGCTCTATTGGGTGAGGGCGGTTGCCACGGCCCTGGTCATGGCCGTGACGGCCAAGCTGATCGTCTTTCCAACCGGCACACTTGAACATTCGCCGCTCTGGCTGCGGCTGGCTGCGACCGGCCTCGGTTTTGCAGCATTCCTGCTTGCCGGTCAGCGGATCATCGTTGGGGTTCTGGTGTCGCTTGGTGTTTTAGCCGCAGGCCTGTTCGTCCTGTAG
- a CDS encoding HIT family protein — translation MSISAYDPDNIFAKILKGDIPSIKLYEDDDALAFMDVMPQAPGHCLVIPKQGSRNLLDADPAVLAKLIPVVQKLAVAVKQAFDADGVYVAQFNEPAAGQTVFHLHFHLIPRHDGQPLKPHVSGMENIDVLKANAAKIIAAL, via the coding sequence ATGAGCATTTCGGCCTATGATCCAGACAATATTTTCGCCAAGATCCTCAAGGGCGACATCCCCTCGATCAAGCTCTATGAGGATGACGACGCGCTGGCCTTCATGGATGTGATGCCGCAAGCGCCTGGCCATTGCCTGGTGATTCCAAAGCAGGGCTCTCGCAATCTGCTGGATGCCGATCCGGCTGTGCTGGCAAAACTCATCCCGGTCGTGCAGAAATTGGCCGTTGCAGTCAAACAGGCCTTCGATGCCGACGGTGTCTATGTTGCGCAATTCAACGAGCCTGCCGCAGGCCAGACCGTGTTTCATCTGCATTTCCACCTCATTCCCCGCCATGACGGGCAGCCGTTGAAGCCGCATGTGAGTGGCATGGAAAATATCGATGTGCTCAAGGCCAATGCCGCGAAAATTATCGCAGCACTATAG
- a CDS encoding GNAT family N-acetyltransferase — protein sequence MTQEVIIRVEQSFKAIDRHAWNRLSGAAKASGGEAYNPFNSWAYLSALEESGSATAKTGWLGHHLLMEDGDGQLLGAMPCYLKNHSRGEYVFDQGWADAFERAGGQYYPKLQASIPFTPATGPRLMVADGVEPESARASLAASFAEISRKLGVSSAHATFLPENELEHFKDADFLHRLDQQFHFINQGYANHDAFLETLASRKRKALKKERRAALENGITIDWLTGSDLTEAVWDQFFTFYMDTGSRKWGKPYLTRQFYSLIGERMAEDILLVMAKRDGRYVAGAINFIGEETLFGRHWGCSEDHPFLHFEVCYHQAIDFALAKGLKKVEAGAQGEHKLARGYQPVTTHSAHYIAHPGLRRAIADYLEREREEVEHIGAYLGEHTPFRKGERQPRDGEEIDG from the coding sequence ATGACACAAGAGGTCATCATCCGGGTCGAGCAGTCTTTCAAGGCGATCGACAGACACGCATGGAACAGGCTTTCCGGTGCCGCCAAGGCATCGGGAGGCGAAGCCTATAATCCCTTCAACAGCTGGGCCTATCTTTCGGCATTAGAAGAATCAGGCTCGGCCACCGCCAAAACCGGCTGGCTCGGCCATCATCTGCTGATGGAGGATGGTGATGGGCAATTGCTTGGTGCCATGCCCTGTTATCTCAAAAACCATAGCCGGGGCGAATATGTGTTCGACCAGGGCTGGGCCGATGCATTTGAGCGGGCCGGCGGGCAATATTATCCGAAATTACAGGCCTCCATCCCGTTTACGCCAGCAACCGGCCCAAGGCTGATGGTTGCAGATGGCGTTGAACCGGAAAGCGCCCGCGCCTCGCTGGCCGCCAGCTTTGCGGAAATATCCCGCAAGCTTGGCGTGTCTTCAGCCCATGCGACCTTCCTGCCGGAAAACGAGCTGGAGCATTTCAAGGATGCGGATTTCCTGCACCGTCTGGATCAGCAATTCCACTTCATCAACCAGGGCTACGCCAATCACGACGCCTTTTTGGAAACACTAGCGTCGCGCAAACGCAAGGCCCTGAAGAAGGAGCGGCGGGCGGCGCTGGAAAACGGCATCACCATTGATTGGCTGACCGGCAGTGACTTGACGGAAGCGGTGTGGGACCAATTTTTCACCTTCTACATGGATACCGGCAGCCGCAAATGGGGCAAGCCCTACCTGACCCGGCAATTCTACTCGCTGATTGGCGAGCGCATGGCCGAGGACATTCTGCTGGTGATGGCCAAACGCGATGGCCGCTATGTGGCGGGTGCCATCAACTTCATCGGCGAGGAGACGCTGTTCGGTCGCCATTGGGGCTGTAGCGAAGATCACCCTTTCCTGCATTTCGAGGTCTGCTACCATCAGGCCATCGACTTTGCCCTAGCCAAGGGGCTGAAAAAAGTCGAAGCGGGCGCGCAGGGCGAGCATAAACTGGCGCGCGGCTATCAGCCGGTGACCACCCATTCCGCCCATTACATCGCCCATCCGGGCTTACGCCGGGCCATTGCAGATTATCTGGAACGCGAACGCGAAGAGGTGGAGCACATCGGCGCCTATCTCGGCGAACATACGCCGTTTCGCAAGGGCGAGCGCCAGCCGCGCGACGGCGAGGAAATCGACGGCTGA
- a CDS encoding glycerophosphodiester phosphodiesterase, with protein MRDASWIKERPVAHRGFHDQNKLVWENTLSAAARAIEAGFAIECDLQYTTDSVPVVFHDDDMQRLCNMTGDVRARTSAELKMMSVGGTADKVPTLRQLLDLVKGQVPLIIELKGRLGDDEGFVEDVLEILNGYQGKVALMSFDHHLLKELKANDCPYPVGLTAEGAKPENFFVHDEAMQLGLDFISYCVAHLPNSFIDAQRQKNIPVITWTVRDEIMRAHTYTYADQMTFEGFDPRETAAS; from the coding sequence GTGAGGGATGCAAGCTGGATCAAGGAGCGCCCGGTTGCCCATCGCGGTTTTCACGACCAGAACAAACTTGTCTGGGAAAATACGCTGTCGGCTGCCGCCCGCGCCATAGAGGCCGGTTTTGCCATCGAATGCGACCTGCAATATACGACGGACAGCGTACCGGTGGTATTTCACGATGACGACATGCAACGCCTGTGCAACATGACCGGCGACGTGCGCGCCCGTACCTCGGCGGAACTGAAAATGATGTCGGTCGGCGGGACAGCCGACAAGGTGCCGACGCTGCGGCAATTGCTTGATCTGGTCAAGGGCCAGGTGCCGTTGATCATCGAGCTGAAAGGCAGACTTGGCGACGACGAGGGCTTTGTTGAGGATGTGCTGGAGATCCTCAACGGCTACCAGGGCAAAGTCGCCCTGATGAGTTTCGACCATCATCTTTTGAAAGAGCTGAAGGCCAATGATTGCCCCTACCCAGTCGGGTTGACTGCCGAGGGTGCCAAGCCGGAAAATTTCTTTGTCCATGACGAGGCCATGCAGCTGGGTCTGGATTTCATCTCCTATTGCGTCGCCCATCTGCCAAACAGCTTCATCGACGCGCAGCGGCAGAAAAACATTCCAGTGATCACCTGGACGGTGCGGGATGAAATCATGCGCGCCCACACCTATACTTATGCCGATCAAATGACGTTTGAAGGCTTTGACCCGCGCGAGACCGCGGCATCATAA
- a CDS encoding RidA family protein, whose translation MSDTIDSRLAALGITLPQAAAPAANYVPYVISGNLLYLSGQLPMEAGKIAVTGLVGSDVDLASAQRAAELCAINILAQAKSALDGDLSRIARVIKLNGFVASGPGFTDQHLVINGASNLIASVLGEAGKHARAAVGMAALPLNAAVEIDAILEIRL comes from the coding sequence ATGTCCGACACTATCGACAGCCGCCTTGCCGCCCTTGGCATTACCTTGCCCCAGGCCGCAGCACCTGCTGCCAATTATGTACCCTATGTCATCAGCGGCAACCTACTTTATCTCTCTGGCCAATTGCCGATGGAAGCTGGCAAAATTGCCGTGACCGGCCTGGTCGGCAGCGATGTGGACCTGGCTTCGGCCCAGCGCGCCGCAGAGCTGTGCGCCATCAATATTCTGGCCCAGGCAAAATCGGCACTGGACGGCGACCTTTCCCGCATTGCCCGTGTCATCAAGCTCAACGGCTTCGTGGCCTCAGGCCCCGGCTTTACCGATCAGCATCTGGTGATCAACGGCGCTTCCAACCTGATTGCCTCGGTGCTGGGGGAGGCGGGCAAACACGCCCGCGCCGCCGTTGGCATGGCCGCCCTGCCCCTGAATGCCGCCGTGGAAATCGATGCCATCCTGGAGATCCGCCTGTGA
- a CDS encoding cell envelope integrity EipB family protein: MPQLTLALVMALTANTAVTSVKVDPQAVGDLAPHRATYDIQLKKATDQSGVDNMSGRMVYEFNGSACDGYSTSFRFVTKIETGDQVSVTDQQVRTFEDMAARRFDFESKSFTDDKLDKDVKGAAAAKTDGLLIELKEPQKKELELASARFPAQHMIDMIDKARKGNRFFEARVFDGTEDGDKSYLTTTVLGASKKLTGDTKDPLSGRTYWPVAIAYYEDKSDGDQLPVYTQSFDLYDNGVTRDLTLDYGDVVLTGKLSKLELLPPTACKAQK; encoded by the coding sequence ATGCCGCAACTGACCTTGGCCCTTGTTATGGCATTGACGGCAAACACCGCGGTGACATCCGTGAAGGTCGATCCGCAGGCTGTAGGCGATCTTGCGCCACATCGCGCCACCTATGATATCCAGCTGAAAAAGGCGACCGACCAGTCCGGCGTCGATAATATGAGCGGCCGGATGGTCTATGAGTTCAATGGATCGGCTTGCGATGGCTATTCCACCAGCTTCCGATTCGTCACCAAGATAGAGACCGGCGATCAGGTCAGTGTCACCGACCAGCAGGTTCGCACCTTCGAGGACATGGCCGCCAGACGATTCGACTTTGAGTCGAAAAGTTTTACCGACGACAAGCTGGACAAGGACGTCAAAGGAGCGGCTGCGGCGAAAACAGACGGTCTTCTCATCGAGTTGAAGGAACCGCAGAAAAAGGAGCTGGAACTGGCCTCGGCTCGTTTTCCGGCTCAACATATGATCGATATGATCGATAAGGCCAGGAAGGGTAATCGCTTCTTCGAGGCTCGCGTGTTTGATGGCACGGAAGACGGCGACAAAAGCTATTTGACCACGACGGTGCTGGGGGCATCGAAAAAGCTGACGGGCGATACCAAGGACCCCCTGTCGGGCCGTACCTATTGGCCGGTCGCCATCGCCTATTATGAGGACAAGTCGGATGGCGATCAATTGCCGGTCTATACCCAGTCCTTCGACCTCTATGATAATGGGGTGACGCGGGATCTGACGCTGGATTACGGTGATGTTGTCCTGACAGGCAAGCTTTCCAAGTTGGAATTGCTGCCACCGACGGCCTGCAAGGCGCAAAAGTAG
- the rpsB gene encoding 30S ribosomal protein S2 yields MALPDFSMRQLLEAGVHFGHQTHRWNPKMKPYIFGDRNNIHIIDLAQTVPMLSRALQVVSDTVARGGRVLFVGTKRQASDLIADAAKRSAQYYVNSRWLGGMMTNWKTISNSIQRLRKLDEILNSEAQGFTKKERLNLEREREKLDKALGGIRDMGGTPDLMVIVDTNKEKIAIDEAKRLGIPVVAIIDSNCDPDLIDYPIPGNDDASRAIALYCDLISRAAIDGIARQQGSSGRDIGASVEAPIEPALEGSAEA; encoded by the coding sequence ATGGCATTGCCTGATTTTAGCATGCGTCAGCTTCTGGAAGCTGGCGTTCACTTCGGCCACCAGACACATCGCTGGAACCCGAAGATGAAGCCGTATATCTTCGGCGATCGTAACAACATCCACATCATCGATCTGGCTCAGACCGTACCGATGCTGTCGCGCGCCCTGCAGGTCGTATCTGACACGGTTGCCCGTGGCGGTCGCGTTCTGTTCGTCGGCACCAAGCGTCAGGCCTCTGACCTGATTGCCGATGCTGCAAAGCGCTCGGCCCAGTATTATGTCAATTCCCGCTGGCTCGGCGGCATGATGACCAACTGGAAGACCATTTCCAATTCGATCCAGCGTCTGCGCAAGCTCGACGAAATCCTCAATTCGGAAGCTCAGGGCTTCACGAAGAAGGAACGTCTGAACCTTGAGCGCGAGCGCGAAAAGCTTGACAAGGCTCTCGGCGGTATCCGCGACATGGGCGGCACCCCGGACCTGATGGTGATCGTTGACACCAACAAGGAAAAGATCGCTATCGATGAAGCCAAGCGCCTGGGCATTCCGGTCGTTGCCATCATCGACTCGAACTGCGATCCGGACCTGATCGATTACCCGATCCCGGGCAATGACGACGCTTCGCGCGCCATCGCTCTTTACTGCGACCTGATCTCGCGCGCTGCCATCGACGGCATCGCCCGTCAGCAGGGTTCGTCTGGCCGCGATATCGGCGCTTCGGTTGAAGCTCCAATCGAGCCTGCTCTGGAAGGCTCCGCTGAGGCTTGA
- the tsf gene encoding translation elongation factor Ts — MTEITAAMVKELREKSGAGMMDCKKALAENGGDMEASIDWLRAKGIAKADKKSGRTAAEGLIGIASSGTTAVVVEVNSETDFVARNDAFQDMVRGISNVALSTDGTVDAINAATYAATGKSVSDSIKDAIATIGENMALRRATQLKVEDGVVATYVHNAVADGLGKLGVLVALKSTGNKEALNTIGRQIAMHVAATNPLAVRAEEVDAAVAERERNVFIEQSRESGKPENIIEKMVEGRMRKFFEDVALLSQAFVINPDLTVAAALKEAEKDVGAPIEITGIARLLLGEGIEKEESDFAAEVAAVAKG, encoded by the coding sequence ATGACCGAGATCACTGCTGCAATGGTGAAGGAACTGCGCGAAAAGTCCGGCGCAGGCATGATGGACTGCAAAAAGGCGCTGGCTGAAAATGGCGGCGACATGGAAGCATCTATCGACTGGCTGCGCGCCAAGGGCATTGCCAAGGCCGACAAGAAGTCCGGTCGCACTGCAGCCGAAGGCCTGATCGGTATTGCTAGCTCCGGCACAACCGCCGTGGTCGTCGAAGTCAACTCCGAAACCGACTTCGTTGCCCGCAACGATGCCTTCCAGGACATGGTTCGCGGCATCTCCAACGTCGCTCTCTCCACCGACGGCACGGTTGATGCCATCAATGCCGCGACTTATGCCGCGACCGGCAAGTCGGTTTCCGACTCGATCAAGGACGCGATTGCGACCATTGGCGAGAACATGGCTCTGCGCCGCGCCACCCAGCTGAAGGTTGAGGACGGCGTTGTCGCAACTTACGTCCACAATGCTGTTGCTGACGGTCTCGGCAAGCTCGGCGTGCTGGTTGCCCTGAAGTCCACCGGCAACAAGGAAGCGCTCAACACGATCGGTCGCCAGATCGCCATGCATGTTGCTGCCACCAACCCGCTGGCTGTGCGCGCTGAAGAAGTGGATGCTGCCGTTGCCGAGCGCGAGCGTAATGTGTTCATTGAGCAGTCGCGCGAATCGGGCAAGCCGGAAAACATCATCGAAAAGATGGTTGAAGGCCGGATGCGCAAGTTCTTCGAAGACGTGGCCCTGCTGTCGCAGGCTTTCGTTATCAATCCTGACCTGACCGTTGCCGCCGCCCTCAAGGAAGCCGAAAAGGACGTTGGCGCACCGATCGAGATCACCGGCATCGCCCGCCTGCTGCTGGGTGAAGGCATCGAGAAGGAAGAGAGCGATTTCGCTGCCGAAGTGGCTGCTGTCGCCAAGGGCTGA
- the pyrH gene encoding UMP kinase, translated as MTSKPIYQRVLLKASGEALMGSQGFGIDVAVADRIAGDIAEARAMGVEVGVVVGGGNIFRGVAVASKGGDRVTGDHMGMLGTVINALALATSLRKLDIDTVVLSAIAMPEICESFSQRVAVHHLSQGRVVIFAGGTGNPFFTTDSAAALRAAEMGAQAIFKGTQVDGIYSADPKKDPTATRFDHITHAEVLEKGLAVMDVTAVALARENRIPIIVFSIHEKGGFSAILQGGGVKTVVNDD; from the coding sequence ATGACCTCCAAGCCCATCTATCAACGAGTTCTCCTCAAAGCCTCCGGTGAAGCCCTGATGGGCAGCCAGGGCTTCGGGATTGATGTCGCGGTCGCCGACCGGATCGCGGGCGATATTGCCGAGGCGCGCGCCATGGGCGTCGAAGTCGGCGTTGTGGTCGGCGGCGGCAATATCTTTCGCGGCGTGGCCGTTGCATCCAAGGGCGGTGATCGGGTAACCGGCGACCATATGGGCATGCTCGGCACGGTGATCAATGCGCTGGCGCTGGCGACCTCGCTGCGTAAGCTGGACATCGACACCGTGGTGCTTTCAGCCATTGCCATGCCGGAAATCTGTGAGAGTTTTTCGCAGCGCGTTGCGGTTCATCATCTGTCGCAGGGCAGGGTGGTGATTTTCGCTGGCGGCACCGGCAATCCATTCTTCACCACCGATTCTGCCGCTGCATTGCGGGCTGCCGAAATGGGTGCGCAGGCGATTTTCAAGGGCACCCAGGTGGATGGCATCTATTCCGCCGACCCGAAAAAAGACCCGACAGCCACCCGTTTCGACCATATTACCCATGCTGAAGTGCTCGAAAAAGGCTTGGCGGTGATGGATGTTACCGCCGTTGCCCTGGCGCGGGAAAACCGGATCCCGATCATCGTCTTCTCCATCCACGAAAAGGGTGGCTTCAGCGCCATCCTGCAAGGTGGCGGTGTGAAAACAGTCGTGAATGACGATTGA
- the frr gene encoding ribosome recycling factor, whose amino-acid sequence MTAGIDLNDIKRRMDGAINAFKSDLASLRTGRASANILDPVMVEAYGSRVALNTVANITVPEPRMLGVSIWDKSMVGAVDRAIRESNLGLNPIVDGQNLRIPLPELNEERRKSLVKVAHGYAENSKVAIRHVRRDGMDSLKKAEKDGEIGKDDARSLSEKLQKMTDDTISDIDRLLAEKEKEIMQV is encoded by the coding sequence ATGACAGCAGGTATTGATCTCAACGATATCAAGCGCCGCATGGATGGCGCCATTAACGCATTCAAGAGCGACCTCGCCTCGTTGCGCACCGGTCGCGCCTCGGCCAATATTCTCGACCCGGTCATGGTTGAAGCCTATGGTTCGCGCGTTGCGCTGAACACCGTGGCCAATATCACCGTGCCGGAACCGCGCATGCTGGGCGTCTCTATCTGGGACAAGAGCATGGTTGGCGCGGTAGACCGTGCGATCCGTGAATCCAATCTCGGCCTTAACCCGATTGTTGACGGTCAAAACCTGCGCATTCCGCTGCCGGAACTGAACGAAGAGCGCCGCAAGTCGCTGGTCAAAGTGGCGCATGGTTATGCCGAAAACTCGAAGGTCGCGATCCGCCATGTTCGCCGCGATGGCATGGACAGCCTGAAGAAGGCTGAAAAGGATGGCGAAATCGGCAAGGACGATGCGCGAAGCCTTTCGGAAAAGCTGCAAAAGATGACGGATGACACGATTTCCGATATCGATCGCTTGCTTGCCGAAAAGGAAAAGGAAATCATGCAGGTCTAG
- a CDS encoding isoprenyl transferase: protein MTTLDISAVPEHVAIIMDGNGRWANQRGMPRAYGHRQGMEALQTVVRTAGEVGVRYLTLFAFSSENWRRPETEITDLFGLLKTFVRRDLAELRANNVRVRIIGERSTLKSDILKLLIEAEETTRTNTGMTMVIAFNYGARDEMTRAVLALVRDVQAGLLPASAITQEAISARLDTAGIPDPDLIIRTSGEERLSNFLLWQAAYSELIFVPEYWPDFSRESFLATLELYASRSRRFGGLAPAAAVVAGS from the coding sequence ATGACGACTTTGGATATTTCCGCCGTTCCCGAGCACGTTGCCATCATTATGGATGGCAACGGACGCTGGGCCAATCAGCGCGGCATGCCGCGCGCTTATGGCCATCGGCAGGGAATGGAAGCCTTGCAGACAGTGGTTCGCACGGCAGGCGAAGTCGGCGTGCGCTATCTGACCCTGTTTGCGTTTTCATCGGAAAACTGGCGCAGGCCGGAAACCGAGATCACCGACCTGTTCGGTTTGCTCAAAACCTTCGTGCGCCGCGACCTTGCCGAGCTTCGTGCCAATAACGTACGGGTACGGATCATCGGTGAGCGCAGCACGCTGAAGAGCGATATTCTCAAGCTGCTGATCGAGGCAGAGGAGACCACCCGCACCAATACCGGCATGACTATGGTGATTGCCTTCAATTATGGTGCGCGCGATGAGATGACCAGGGCGGTTTTAGCTCTGGTGCGCGATGTGCAGGCAGGACTTTTACCTGCCAGCGCCATTACACAGGAGGCGATTTCCGCCAGATTGGATACGGCGGGAATACCTGATCCAGATCTGATCATCCGCACCAGCGGCGAGGAACGCCTGTCGAATTTCCTGCTCTGGCAGGCCGCCTATTCCGAATTGATCTTCGTGCCGGAATATTGGCCCGATTTTAGCCGCGAGAGCTTTCTGGCGACCTTGGAACTCTATGCCTCCCGCAGTCGGCGGTTCGGCGGTCTGGCACCAGCCGCCGCCGTTGTTGCCGGATCGTAG
- a CDS encoding phosphatidate cytidylyltransferase, translating to MTRELRLRILSSIVMVAVVLAATWTGGLPFRGLAAVIGLAVFWEWSTMTRLDDVSIRGLAIGWLSVAVIAGNVVAGDTSLSLPLLSGFTLTLVFLTFLRRWSWWLAGGVFYAGACIVTLAAIRDDDAIGFVAMLFVFVIVWSTDIFAYFVGRTLGGPKLAPRISPGKTWSGAIGGTVAAVIGGYAVTASYFTVYGWWIPALALVLSICSQMGDLFESFVKRRCGAKDSSHLIPGHGGVMDRVDGLATASFAAFLIAMIVAAINNGVTDSVGGLLFDFAGH from the coding sequence ATGACCAGAGAACTCAGGCTCCGTATCTTGTCCTCCATCGTCATGGTCGCGGTGGTACTCGCCGCCACCTGGACCGGTGGCCTGCCTTTCCGGGGGCTCGCCGCTGTGATCGGCCTCGCCGTGTTCTGGGAATGGTCTACGATGACCCGGCTCGACGACGTCAGTATCCGTGGCCTTGCCATCGGCTGGCTTTCGGTTGCTGTCATTGCCGGCAATGTCGTGGCGGGCGATACCTCTTTGAGCCTACCCTTGCTGTCCGGCTTCACCCTCACGCTTGTTTTCCTTACATTTTTGCGTCGCTGGTCCTGGTGGCTTGCCGGTGGCGTATTTTATGCCGGAGCTTGTATCGTGACTTTGGCGGCCATTCGCGATGACGATGCCATCGGCTTTGTCGCCATGCTTTTTGTCTTCGTCATTGTCTGGAGCACGGATATTTTCGCCTATTTCGTTGGACGCACGCTCGGTGGCCCGAAGCTGGCGCCCCGCATATCGCCGGGCAAGACCTGGTCCGGTGCCATCGGTGGAACCGTGGCGGCCGTCATCGGCGGGTACGCGGTGACAGCATCCTATTTCACGGTCTATGGCTGGTGGATACCTGCGTTGGCTCTGGTCCTGTCCATCTGTAGCCAAATGGGAGACCTGTTCGAATCCTTCGTCAAGCGCCGCTGTGGCGCCAAGGATTCCAGTCATCTGATTCCCGGCCACGGCGGTGTGATGGATCGTGTTGACGGACTGGCGACCGCAAGCTTCGCGGCATTTCTGATTGCTATGATCGTTGCTGCCATCAACAACGGAGTGACCGATTCGGTTGGTGGGCTGTTGTTCGATTTCGCCGGTCACTGA
- the rseP gene encoding RIP metalloprotease RseP, producing MAVIGFLTGYIIPFVLVLSLIVFVHEMGHYLVGRWSGIKILAFSLGFGPELIGFNDRHGTRWKLSAIPLGGYVRFFGDADASSKTDTAEFEALSPEDRARTLNGAKLWKRAATVAAGPIANFLLAILIFSVTFTLYGKPVSDPVVAEVKPASAAAEAGVQPGDILVALDGSSVKTFDDVVRYVSVRPLVPIVVTVKRGESQMDLSMTPRRTETTDRFGNKMEVGQIGIMTTAASGNFRVEKLGLIESVGAGVDQTWNIVTGTYDYLANLFAGRMNADQLGGPIRVAQASGQVATLGVVALLQLAAVLSVSIGLLNLMPVPVLDGGHLILYALEAVRGKPVSAGAQEIAFKVGMVMILSLMVFATWNDISRLIG from the coding sequence ATGGCTGTTATCGGTTTCCTGACGGGTTATATCATTCCCTTCGTTCTGGTCCTGTCGCTGATCGTTTTCGTGCATGAAATGGGCCATTATCTGGTTGGGCGCTGGTCGGGTATCAAGATTCTCGCATTCTCGTTGGGATTTGGCCCGGAATTGATCGGCTTCAATGACCGCCACGGCACGCGCTGGAAACTGAGCGCCATTCCGTTGGGTGGCTATGTGCGCTTCTTCGGTGATGCCGATGCGTCCAGCAAGACCGATACCGCGGAGTTTGAGGCGCTGAGCCCTGAGGATCGCGCCCGCACGCTGAATGGCGCTAAATTGTGGAAAAGGGCAGCCACTGTTGCCGCCGGGCCAATTGCAAATTTCCTGCTGGCAATTTTAATTTTCTCAGTAACATTCACCCTTTACGGAAAACCCGTTTCCGATCCTGTCGTGGCAGAGGTCAAGCCTGCGAGTGCGGCGGCTGAAGCCGGTGTGCAGCCCGGAGACATTCTGGTGGCGCTCGATGGCAGCAGCGTCAAGACCTTCGACGATGTGGTCCGCTATGTGAGCGTTCGCCCGCTTGTGCCAATCGTCGTCACGGTCAAGCGTGGTGAGTCCCAGATGGACCTATCGATGACGCCGCGCCGGACCGAAACCACCGACCGTTTCGGCAATAAGATGGAAGTCGGCCAAATTGGCATCATGACGACGGCTGCCAGCGGCAATTTTCGTGTGGAAAAACTTGGGCTTATCGAATCGGTTGGCGCCGGGGTCGATCAGACCTGGAATATCGTCACCGGCACTTATGATTACCTGGCAAACCTGTTTGCTGGCCGAATGAACGCCGATCAGCTGGGGGGACCTATCAGGGTAGCGCAGGCATCCGGTCAGGTTGCGACGCTCGGCGTTGTGGCTTTGCTGCAATTGGCGGCAGTTTTGTCGGTTTCTATTGGGTTACTGAACCTTATGCCGGTTCCGGTGCTTGATGGCGGCCATTTAATCCTCTATGCGCTAGAAGCAGTACGAGGAAAACCAGTCAGTGCCGGTGCGCAGGAAATCGCGTTCAAGGTGGGAATGGTCATGATTCTGTCGCTGATGGTGTTCGCTACATGGAACGACATCAGCAGGTTGATTGGCTGA